From Micromonospora rhizosphaerae, the proteins below share one genomic window:
- a CDS encoding tetratricopeptide repeat protein → MSTSQGEAQNNLAMGLQILRRAAEAEPLQRRVLAITEATLGPGHPRVAIRLDTLAAILRARGAAVEAEPLQRRALAITEAALGTDHPDVARRLNNLAGILRDLGRAAEAEPLQLRALALSNHARSSDADA, encoded by the coding sequence GTGTCCACATCTCAGGGGGAAGCCCAGAACAACCTGGCGATGGGGCTGCAAATCTTGCGGCGAGCTGCCGAAGCCGAACCGCTGCAGCGCCGCGTTTTGGCCATCACCGAAGCCACGCTTGGCCCCGGCCATCCACGGGTAGCCATACGACTGGACACCCTGGCGGCCATCCTGCGTGCGCGAGGGGCGGCCGTCGAGGCCGAACCGTTGCAGCGCCGGGCCCTAGCCATCACCGAAGCTGCGCTGGGCACCGACCACCCCGACGTGGCGAGGCGGTTAAACAACCTAGCGGGCATTCTGCGAGACCTCGGGCGGGCTGCGGAGGCTGAACCTCTGCAGCTACGCGCCCTAGCGTTGTCAAATCACGCTCGTAGCAGTGACGCAGATGCGTGA
- a CDS encoding transposase has translation MDTLRLDVGPEEGVSPLGRPSKYTEEFRRDAVDLVRSSQRPINQVARELGMSHETLRNWVRAAERKTATASAASGGDGLSVADKDAEIARLRRENAELRQEKEILRKAAAYFAKEMDR, from the coding sequence GTGGACACCCTGAGACTGGATGTTGGTCCAGAGGAAGGGGTGTCCCCGTTGGGGCGTCCATCGAAGTACACGGAAGAGTTCCGGCGTGACGCGGTTGACCTGGTCCGCTCGTCGCAGCGGCCGATCAACCAGGTCGCGCGTGAGCTCGGGATGAGTCACGAGACCCTGCGGAACTGGGTCCGCGCCGCCGAACGCAAGACCGCGACGGCTTCGGCGGCCTCGGGTGGCGACGGGTTGTCGGTGGCGGACAAGGACGCCGAGATCGCCCGGCTGCGGCGTGAAAACGCCGAGTTGCGGCAGGAGAAGGAGATCCTGCGCAAGGCAGCCGCCTATTTCGCGAAGGAGATGGATCGGTGA
- a CDS encoding integrase core domain-containing protein: MRRPIESAQYSSGDFADACRRHGIHRSMGRIGSSYDNALAEALFATLKRELDVDHRHWATEADARRDVFRWIAFYNHRRRHSALGYLSPADYEQSLPPITLHQIAA, translated from the coding sequence TTGCGACGACCGATTGAATCCGCCCAATACAGCAGCGGCGACTTCGCCGACGCCTGCCGCCGCCACGGCATCCACCGCTCCATGGGGCGAATCGGCTCGTCGTACGACAACGCCCTGGCCGAGGCGCTCTTCGCCACCCTCAAACGAGAACTCGACGTCGACCACCGCCACTGGGCCACCGAAGCCGACGCCCGCCGCGACGTCTTCCGATGGATCGCATTCTACAACCACCGACGCCGCCACTCCGCACTCGGCTACCTCAGCCCCGCCGACTACGAACAGAGCCTCCCACCGATTACGCTGCACCAGATCGCGGCATAA
- a CDS encoding cupin domain-containing protein, which produces MASEKFNPNRLSFDEGLERIRRATEEAGIRLEGRIFTSRDEGADSLRKALAVSNVPDGFRKYQLPVYLSERSQMFISFAEPDIHTPEHSHDEGDGIRFIAGGSIIYEGKELTAGDWMFIPRGQSYSFDVGPNGALMCYCYCCCCA; this is translated from the coding sequence ATGGCGAGTGAGAAGTTCAATCCCAATCGTCTGTCATTCGACGAAGGGCTGGAGCGAATCCGTAGAGCAACCGAAGAAGCCGGCATTCGGTTGGAGGGTCGGATCTTTACGTCAAGAGATGAAGGAGCCGACTCGCTTCGGAAGGCCCTAGCGGTAAGCAACGTGCCGGACGGGTTCCGCAAGTATCAACTGCCTGTCTACCTTTCCGAGCGGTCGCAGATGTTCATCTCCTTCGCCGAGCCAGACATTCACACACCAGAACATTCGCATGACGAGGGCGACGGAATCCGGTTCATTGCTGGCGGGTCCATCATCTATGAGGGCAAGGAACTTACCGCAGGCGACTGGATGTTCATTCCTCGCGGCCAGTCATACTCCTTCGACGTTGGGCCAAACGGAGCCCTTATGTGCTACTGCTATTGCTGTTGTTGCGCGTAG
- a CDS encoding IS30 family transposase — MAWREDRVRFWAAISRGVMTEDAAAAAGVSSPVGFRWFRHAGGVNPALPPRVSGRYLSFSEREDIALSRAQGMGVREIARQLGRDPSTISRELRRNASTRTYRLDYKASTAQWHAERRARRPKTAKLLANERLREYVQQRLAGAIRTAGGRLVAGPQGPQWKGRNKPHRGDRAWTIGWSPEQISRRLRAEFPEDESMRISHEAIYQALYVQSRGALKRELVTCLRTGRALRVPRARAKQRAWAHVTSDTLISERPAEVADRAVPGHWEGDLIIGLQRSAIGTLVERTTRFTMLIHLPREDGWGVIPRTKNGPALAGYGAITMSKALAATITQLPEQLRRSLTWDRGKELSAHARFTVETGVPVFFADPHSPWQRGTNENTNGLLRQYFPKGTDLSRWSADEINAVAHALNSRPRKTLDWKTPAEALDEHLRSLQQPSVATTD; from the coding sequence GTGGCGTGGCGTGAGGACCGGGTCAGGTTCTGGGCTGCGATCAGTCGCGGTGTGATGACCGAGGACGCGGCCGCGGCGGCGGGCGTGTCCTCGCCGGTCGGGTTCCGGTGGTTCCGGCACGCTGGCGGCGTGAATCCTGCGTTGCCGCCGAGGGTGTCGGGCCGCTATCTGTCGTTCAGCGAGCGCGAAGACATCGCTCTGTCGCGGGCGCAAGGCATGGGCGTCCGCGAGATCGCACGCCAGCTCGGCCGGGACCCGTCGACGATCTCGCGGGAGTTGCGGCGCAACGCCTCGACCAGGACGTACCGCCTGGATTACAAGGCTTCGACTGCGCAGTGGCATGCTGAGCGTCGAGCCCGCCGGCCGAAGACCGCGAAGCTGCTGGCCAATGAGCGGCTTCGAGAGTACGTCCAGCAACGGCTTGCGGGTGCGATCCGGACAGCGGGCGGCCGACTGGTCGCTGGGCCGCAGGGCCCGCAGTGGAAGGGCCGCAACAAGCCTCACCGTGGTGATCGGGCATGGACTATCGGATGGAGCCCGGAGCAGATCTCCCGCAGGCTCAGGGCCGAGTTCCCGGAGGATGAGTCGATGCGCATCAGCCACGAGGCGATCTACCAGGCGCTCTACGTCCAGAGCCGCGGCGCCCTCAAGCGCGAACTCGTCACCTGCTTGCGGACCGGGCGGGCGCTTCGCGTTCCCCGGGCACGCGCGAAGCAACGCGCGTGGGCGCACGTCACCAGCGACACGCTGATCAGTGAACGTCCCGCTGAAGTCGCGGACCGTGCCGTGCCCGGGCACTGGGAAGGGGATCTGATCATCGGTTTGCAGCGTTCCGCGATCGGGACACTGGTCGAGCGGACGACGAGGTTCACGATGCTGATCCACCTGCCTCGTGAGGACGGCTGGGGTGTGATCCCGCGGACGAAGAACGGGCCGGCTCTCGCCGGCTATGGGGCGATCACGATGAGCAAAGCCCTCGCCGCGACAATCACCCAACTGCCCGAGCAGCTCCGCAGATCGCTGACGTGGGACCGCGGCAAGGAGTTGTCTGCGCACGCACGCTTCACGGTCGAAACCGGCGTCCCGGTGTTCTTCGCCGACCCCCACAGCCCCTGGCAACGCGGCACCAACGAGAACACCAACGGGCTGCTGCGGCAGTACTTCCCGAAAGGCACCGACCTGTCCAGATGGAGCGCCGACGAGATCAACGCCGTCGCCCACGCCCTCAACAGCCGACCCCGGAAAACCCTCGACTGGAAGACCCCAGCCGAAGCCCTCGACGAACACCTACGATCGCTCCAACAACCCAGTGTTGCGACGACCGATTGA
- a CDS encoding tetratricopeptide repeat protein — protein MAGAGAAMTATGEDDALDAAVESVAGSGRRAAVLHTNQGVVQTGDNVRAVVGVPVSLGPPDRVATPSGGFVGLPKPPVRVFVGRDEDLAKLGRLVEAGTGVVAQAVHGLGGVGKSELALQYVARHGDRYPVVWWVSADSPEAIESGLAGLTFRLHPDAQLTATEAEAASWAVGWLQSHPSWLLVLDNVEQREHVEPLLAQLTQGHVLITTRRDVGWEQITDGYLRLEVLTPDAAVDLLTRISGQTDQQTAGVLCEELGYLPLALQQAGAYLQRTRTPMTTYVQRLRQDPGRMLCTVAAGDSAGRAVARVWSVTIDAIGRESPAAVALLQIMACFAPDDLPRDVLTATTEDPAGVDEALGVLASYNMIALTDVTVAVHRLVQAVIIAQMRNQATGAGGEADGDGQQTALLDNALHAACDLLSHAVPAGNPQVEVAGWPRWAALSPHIGALADLCPDQIGGTKLAWLLGRTAVFEETQGHYQIALSHQTRTLKIIEAALGSDHPEVANALDGLAGILRALGRAADVELLQRRALAITEAALRPDHPDVAGRLDNLAISLHDLDRSGEAEPLQRRALAITEATLGPNHPDVAIRLN, from the coding sequence ATGGCAGGGGCCGGGGCGGCGATGACCGCGACAGGCGAGGACGACGCGCTGGACGCCGCTGTCGAGTCGGTCGCGGGATCCGGAAGGCGCGCTGCAGTACTGCACACCAACCAGGGTGTGGTGCAGACGGGTGACAACGTCCGCGCGGTCGTGGGTGTCCCGGTGTCATTGGGGCCGCCGGATCGGGTGGCGACCCCGTCCGGTGGGTTCGTGGGGCTACCGAAACCGCCCGTGCGGGTGTTCGTCGGGCGTGACGAGGATCTGGCCAAGTTGGGGCGACTGGTTGAGGCCGGCACGGGGGTGGTGGCCCAGGCGGTGCATGGTTTGGGTGGTGTGGGCAAGAGCGAGTTGGCGTTGCAGTACGTGGCCCGGCATGGTGACCGGTATCCGGTGGTGTGGTGGGTGAGTGCCGACAGTCCTGAGGCGATCGAGTCGGGGCTGGCCGGACTGACGTTCCGGTTGCACCCGGACGCGCAGTTGACCGCAACGGAGGCTGAGGCCGCTTCATGGGCGGTGGGCTGGTTGCAGTCACATCCGAGCTGGCTGCTGGTGTTGGACAACGTAGAGCAACGTGAGCACGTGGAGCCTCTGTTGGCGCAGCTCACCCAGGGCCACGTGTTGATCACGACGCGACGGGATGTGGGGTGGGAGCAGATCACCGACGGATACCTGCGGCTGGAGGTACTCACTCCGGATGCGGCGGTGGATCTGCTGACGCGGATAAGCGGTCAGACCGATCAGCAGACAGCGGGCGTGTTGTGCGAGGAGTTGGGATATCTGCCTTTGGCGTTGCAGCAGGCCGGCGCGTATCTGCAACGGACGCGGACCCCGATGACCACGTATGTGCAGCGGCTGCGCCAGGATCCAGGACGAATGTTATGCACGGTGGCGGCTGGGGACTCGGCCGGGCGGGCAGTGGCGCGGGTGTGGTCGGTCACTATCGACGCGATCGGTCGGGAGTCACCGGCAGCTGTCGCGCTGTTACAGATCATGGCCTGTTTCGCGCCGGACGATCTGCCCCGCGACGTGCTCACCGCGACAACAGAGGATCCGGCGGGGGTTGACGAGGCGTTGGGGGTATTGGCGTCCTACAACATGATCGCCCTGACCGACGTCACGGTGGCCGTGCATCGCCTGGTCCAGGCGGTGATCATCGCTCAGATGCGTAACCAGGCGACCGGCGCCGGCGGGGAGGCTGACGGCGACGGTCAACAGACAGCCTTGTTGGACAATGCCCTGCATGCTGCGTGTGATCTCCTGTCGCATGCAGTGCCGGCGGGCAATCCGCAGGTTGAGGTGGCGGGGTGGCCGCGGTGGGCGGCCTTGAGTCCGCACATCGGGGCACTAGCCGACTTGTGCCCCGACCAGATCGGCGGGACCAAACTGGCGTGGCTGCTCGGCCGAACAGCGGTGTTCGAGGAGACGCAGGGCCACTATCAAATCGCACTGAGCCACCAAACGCGGACGTTGAAGATCATCGAAGCCGCGTTAGGCTCTGACCATCCCGAGGTGGCAAATGCGCTGGATGGCCTGGCGGGGATCCTGCGCGCCTTGGGGCGGGCTGCCGATGTCGAACTGTTGCAACGCCGGGCCCTGGCCATCACCGAAGCCGCGCTGCGCCCAGACCACCCCGACGTGGCAGGCCGACTGGACAACCTGGCGATCAGCCTGCACGACTTAGACCGGAGTGGCGAGGCCGAACCGCTGCAGCGCCGCGCTCTGGCCATCACCGAAGCCACGCTAGGCCCCAACCACCCCGACGTGGCCATCCGGCTGAACTGA
- a CDS encoding IS3 family transposase, with the protein MTSRFRFISAHRAVFGVKRLCRVLAVSRSGFYRWAASEPARQDRVAAEDALAEQIRIIHADSGGTYGSPRVTVELHDQGVRVNRKRVERIMRQRDVVGRHLRRRKRTTIADPAAPPAPDLIGRDFTATAPDQRWCGDITYLRVGGGWLYLATVIDIATRRLIGWSINTHMRTSLVIDALNAAVAARGGQVDGVIFHSDRGAQGGFNWSSQHLVGEVKRWRMGWGRSGFGSIGVRFLRRDGRRWRGVRTGSGSGLRSVAV; encoded by the coding sequence GTGACCAGCCGCTTCCGGTTCATCTCCGCCCACCGCGCCGTCTTCGGCGTCAAGCGGCTGTGCCGGGTCCTGGCGGTGTCCCGCTCCGGGTTCTACCGGTGGGCCGCCAGTGAGCCGGCCCGGCAGGATCGCGTCGCCGCCGAGGATGCCCTCGCCGAGCAGATCAGGATCATCCACGCCGACTCCGGCGGCACCTACGGGTCGCCGCGGGTGACCGTCGAGCTGCACGACCAGGGCGTGCGAGTCAACCGCAAGCGGGTGGAGCGGATCATGCGCCAGCGTGACGTCGTGGGCCGGCACCTGCGCCGCCGCAAACGCACCACCATCGCGGACCCGGCCGCCCCACCAGCGCCGGACCTGATCGGCCGGGACTTCACCGCCACCGCACCCGACCAGCGGTGGTGCGGCGACATCACCTACCTACGCGTCGGTGGCGGCTGGTTGTATCTGGCCACGGTCATCGACATCGCCACCCGCCGCCTGATCGGCTGGTCAATCAACACCCACATGCGCACCAGCCTGGTCATCGACGCTCTCAACGCCGCGGTCGCCGCCCGCGGCGGCCAAGTCGACGGCGTGATCTTCCACTCCGACAGGGGCGCCCAAGGCGGATTCAACTGGTCGTCGCAACACCTTGTCGGAGAGGTGAAGCGATGGCGTATGGGCTGGGGCAGAAGCGGGTTCGGGAGTATCGGGGTCAGATTCCTTCGCCGGGACGGCCGACGGTGGCGTGGCGTGAGGACCGGGTCAGGTTCTGGGCTGCGATCAGTCGCGGTGTGA
- a CDS encoding FadR/GntR family transcriptional regulator: MVYSCCQPRGNTVPPRYRYEQIADDLAGRISSGEFPPGSKLPSRRELIEHYGVTEPVIDRAMQVLRIKGMTETLPGVGVFVAE; encoded by the coding sequence GTGGTCTACTCGTGTTGCCAACCGAGGGGAAACACCGTGCCACCGCGTTACCGCTATGAGCAGATCGCCGACGACCTTGCTGGACGCATCTCGTCCGGGGAGTTCCCACCCGGCTCTAAGCTGCCCAGCCGGCGAGAGTTGATCGAGCACTACGGGGTCACGGAGCCGGTGATCGACCGCGCCATGCAGGTGCTGCGGATCAAAGGGATGACCGAGACGCTGCCGGGCGTGGGCGTCTTCGTCGCCGAGTAG